The bacterium sequence CAAGGCATTCTGTGGTTAGAAGAAGGCCTGAAACGGATACGGCATTCTGCAATGCAACCCTTGTAACCTTTGCCGGGTCAATAATACCTGCAGATATTAGGTCACAATATTCATTATTTGAGGCATCAAAGCCTATGTTCCCTCCCTTTTCCCTTATTCTCTCTACCA is a genomic window containing:
- a CDS encoding TCP-1/cpn60 chaperonin family protein, with protein sequence VERIREKGGNIGFDASNNEYCDLISAGIIDPAKVTRVALQNAVSVSGLLLTTECLVTEIPEKEKMPPMPPGGGMGDMY